A window of Thermosynechococcus sp. NK55a contains these coding sequences:
- the ylqF gene encoding ribosome biogenesis GTPase YlqF, producing the protein MGPIIQWYPGHIAKAERALKEQLKQVDVIFEVRDARIPLASCHPQIRQWASGKQRLLVLNGMDRISDRDRQQWLTWFETQGETVFFTNAQRGEGIRRLEQAAVRAGAAINQRRQQRGMQVRAVRAVVLGFPNVGKSALINRLLRQRVVESAARPGVTRQLRWVRLSPALELLDAPGVLPMNFKNQEAAVKLAICDDIGQAAYDPCRVAPMLVDIMQQLGHADRLRERYGLALSNTGETYLYDLAASRYHGDLERAARQLLQDYRRGYLGAIALEHPPQSSNSTIASS; encoded by the coding sequence ATGGGTCCGATCATTCAATGGTATCCTGGCCACATTGCCAAGGCAGAACGTGCCCTCAAGGAACAACTGAAACAGGTGGATGTGATCTTTGAGGTGCGGGATGCACGCATTCCCCTTGCCAGTTGCCATCCCCAAATTCGTCAGTGGGCTAGTGGCAAACAGCGCCTCTTAGTGCTCAATGGAATGGATAGGATTAGCGATCGCGATCGCCAGCAGTGGCTGACATGGTTTGAGACCCAAGGGGAAACAGTTTTTTTCACCAATGCGCAGCGGGGTGAAGGGATTCGCCGACTCGAACAGGCTGCGGTACGGGCGGGGGCGGCCATCAATCAACGCCGTCAACAGCGGGGCATGCAAGTAAGAGCCGTGCGAGCTGTGGTTTTGGGGTTTCCCAATGTGGGCAAATCAGCCCTCATTAATCGCCTCTTGCGGCAGCGGGTGGTTGAGAGTGCAGCGCGTCCGGGGGTGACGCGGCAACTGCGCTGGGTGCGCTTGTCCCCTGCCCTCGAACTCTTGGATGCCCCAGGGGTATTGCCCATGAATTTCAAGAATCAGGAGGCGGCGGTAAAACTGGCCATTTGCGATGACATTGGTCAAGCTGCCTACGATCCCTGTCGGGTGGCACCAATGCTTGTGGATATCATGCAACAGTTGGGGCATGCCGATCGCCTTAGGGAGCGCTACGGTCTGGCCCTTAGCAACACCGGTGAGACCTACCTTTATGACCTTGCTGCTAGCCGCTACCATGGTGACTTGGAACGGGCAGCCAGGCAACTGTTGCAGGACTATCGCCGCGGTTACCTGGGGGCGATCGCCCTTGAGCATCCTCCTCAATCCAGCAACAGCACCATAGCATCGTCCTGA
- a CDS encoding Rpn family recombination-promoting nuclease/putative transposase, whose translation MRRDSLFYQLFAQLPQTLFDLLGKDTPQGYRFDSVELKQTAFRIDGVFVPPDPAGTVYFCEVQFQRDNTFYERFFAEIFLYLRLYRSTFADWQAVVIYPNRQTEQESFDPYDLLVHSSRLRRVYLNELGAPESLPLSLGLMQLTVLPEAEMPRVARLLAERAQGEEVPRSEAIIELITTIVLYKFTELSREEVLRMLGFTTEELKRTRFYREVYAEAREEGLQEGRQEGREEGLQEGLQQGLQQGLHQGLQQGLQQGLQQGLQQGLQQGLQQGLQQGLQQGLQQGLQQGLQQGLQEGEVLVVLRLLRRRFGSVPRELEECIRHLSPNQIEALAEALLDFTDLEEVFAWLNRSA comes from the coding sequence ATGCGCCGCGATTCCCTGTTCTATCAACTGTTTGCCCAACTGCCCCAAACCCTCTTTGACCTGTTGGGCAAAGACACCCCTCAGGGGTATCGTTTTGACTCAGTCGAGCTGAAGCAAACCGCCTTTCGCATAGATGGCGTCTTTGTGCCCCCTGACCCTGCGGGCACGGTCTATTTCTGTGAGGTGCAGTTTCAGCGGGATAACACCTTCTATGAACGCTTCTTTGCGGAGATTTTTCTCTATCTGCGCCTGTATCGCTCCACCTTTGCGGACTGGCAAGCGGTGGTGATCTATCCCAATCGGCAAACGGAGCAAGAGTCTTTTGACCCCTATGACCTGTTGGTTCATAGTTCCCGCCTGCGGCGAGTCTATCTCAATGAATTGGGGGCGCCGGAGAGTTTGCCTTTGAGTCTGGGGTTGATGCAGTTGACGGTGCTGCCTGAGGCAGAGATGCCGAGAGTGGCCAGGTTACTGGCTGAGCGCGCTCAGGGGGAAGAGGTCCCAAGGTCAGAGGCCATAATAGAGTTAATCACGACGATTGTGCTGTACAAGTTCACGGAGCTGAGTCGGGAGGAGGTGTTGCGGATGTTGGGGTTTACTACTGAGGAACTGAAGCGGACACGGTTTTATCGGGAGGTGTATGCTGAGGCGCGGGAGGAAGGATTACAAGAAGGAAGACAAGAGGGACGAGAAGAAGGACTTCAGGAAGGCTTGCAACAGGGATTGCAACAGGGATTACACCAAGGCTTGCAACAGGGATTGCAACAAGGCTTGCAGCAGGGATTGCAACAGGGCTTGCAACAGGGCTTGCAACAGGGATTGCAACAGGGCTTGCAACAGGGCTTGCAACAGGGATTACAGCAGGGATTACAGCAAGGCTTGCAGGAGGGAGAAGTGCTAGTTGTCTTGCGCCTGCTGAGGCGGCGGTTTGGGAGTGTGCCTAGGGAGCTTGAAGAATGCATTCGTCACCTCTCTCCCAATCAAATCGAAGCTTTGGCAGAAGCACTTCTAGACTTCACTGACCTAGAGGAAGTATTTGCGTGGCTAAATCGCTCCGCCTAA
- the bchI gene encoding magnesium chelatase ATPase subunit I — protein MPVTPTAVPRRPVFPFAAIVGQDEMKLSLLLNVIDPKIGGVMIMGDRGTGKSTTIRALADLLPEIEVVADDPFNSHPSDPDLMSDAVKVAVAAGEPIHTIKKKVPMVDLPLGATEDRVCGTIDIEKALAEGVKAFEPGLLAKANRGILYVDEVNLLDDHLVDVLLDAAASGWNTVEREGISIRHPARFVLVGSGNPEEGELRPQLLDRFGMHAEIRTVKDPSLRVEIVEQRSQFDQNPEAFLAKYQAQQEALQAKLVAAQALLPKVTIDHELRVKISQVCAELDVDGLRGDIVTNRAAKALAAFEGRTDVTVEDIARVIVLCLRHRLRKDPLESIDSGYKVGKVFQEVFGVEIPA, from the coding sequence ATGCCTGTGACTCCGACTGCTGTGCCTCGTCGGCCGGTTTTTCCCTTTGCGGCAATTGTCGGTCAAGACGAAATGAAACTGTCATTGTTGCTCAATGTCATTGACCCCAAAATTGGTGGGGTGATGATTATGGGCGATCGCGGCACGGGCAAATCAACCACCATTCGTGCCCTAGCAGATTTGCTGCCAGAAATTGAGGTGGTTGCCGATGACCCCTTCAATAGTCACCCCAGTGATCCCGATCTCATGAGTGATGCTGTGAAGGTGGCCGTAGCAGCCGGTGAACCCATTCACACCATCAAGAAAAAAGTACCCATGGTGGATCTGCCCCTGGGAGCCACAGAAGATCGCGTGTGCGGCACGATTGACATTGAAAAAGCCCTTGCGGAGGGGGTAAAAGCCTTTGAGCCAGGACTTTTGGCCAAGGCAAATCGCGGCATTCTCTATGTGGATGAGGTGAACCTGCTGGATGATCACTTAGTGGATGTCCTGCTGGATGCCGCTGCCTCCGGCTGGAATACCGTTGAGCGTGAGGGCATTTCAATTCGTCACCCAGCACGCTTTGTCCTAGTTGGCTCTGGTAACCCCGAAGAAGGGGAATTGCGACCCCAACTGCTGGATCGCTTTGGCATGCACGCTGAGATTCGGACCGTCAAGGATCCAAGCCTGCGCGTGGAAATTGTGGAACAGCGATCGCAATTTGATCAAAACCCCGAAGCCTTTTTGGCGAAATACCAGGCGCAACAGGAAGCCCTGCAAGCTAAGTTAGTCGCCGCCCAAGCCCTATTGCCCAAGGTCACCATTGACCACGAGCTGCGAGTAAAAATTTCCCAAGTGTGTGCTGAGCTGGATGTGGACGGCCTGCGGGGAGACATTGTCACTAACCGCGCCGCCAAGGCTTTGGCTGCCTTTGAGGGACGCACAGATGTCACCGTTGAGGACATTGCGCGGGTGATTGTCCTCTGTCTGCGGCACCGACTGCGCAAGGATCCCCTAGAGTCCATTGATTCCGGCTACAAGGTGGGCAAAGTCTTCCAAGAGGTCTTTGGTGTGGAGATTCCTGCCTAG
- a CDS encoding form I ribulose bisphosphate carboxylase large subunit: protein MAYTQSKSQKAGYQAGVKDYRLTYYTPDYTPKDTDILAAFRVTPQPGVPFEEAAAAVAAESSTGTWTTVWTDLLTDLDRYKGRCYDIEPLPGEDNQFIAYIAYPLDLFEEGSVTNMLTSVVGNVFGFKALKALRLEDLRIPVAYLKTFQGPPHGIQVERDKLNKYGRPLLGCTIKPKLGLSAKNYGRAVYECLRGGLDFTKDDENINSQPFQRWRDRFLFVADAIHKAQAETGEIKGHYLNVTAPTCEEMLKRAEFAKELEMPIIMHDFLTAGFTANTTLSKWCRDNGILLHIHRAMHAVIDRQKNHGIHFRVLAKCLRMSGGDHIHTGTVVGKLEGDKAVTLGFVDLLRENYIEQDRSRGIYFTQDWASMPGVMAVASGGIHVWHMPALVDIFGDDAVLQFGGGTLGHPWGNAPGATANRVALEACIQARNEGRDLMREGGDIIREAARWSPELAAACELWKEIKFEFEAQDTV, encoded by the coding sequence ATGGCCTATACGCAATCCAAATCCCAGAAAGCTGGGTATCAGGCAGGGGTAAAAGACTACCGCCTGACCTACTACACCCCTGATTACACCCCCAAAGATACCGATATTCTAGCGGCCTTTCGTGTCACCCCGCAGCCAGGCGTGCCCTTTGAAGAAGCTGCCGCCGCCGTTGCCGCAGAATCCTCGACAGGTACATGGACCACCGTCTGGACTGACCTGCTGACCGACTTGGATCGCTACAAAGGTCGCTGCTACGACATCGAACCCCTGCCGGGTGAAGACAATCAGTTCATCGCCTACATTGCCTACCCGCTGGATCTCTTTGAAGAAGGCTCTGTTACCAACATGCTGACCTCCGTTGTCGGGAACGTGTTTGGTTTCAAAGCCCTCAAAGCTCTGCGCCTTGAAGACCTGCGCATTCCTGTGGCTTACCTGAAGACTTTCCAAGGGCCACCCCACGGTATCCAAGTGGAACGCGACAAATTGAACAAATATGGTCGTCCGCTCTTGGGCTGCACCATTAAGCCGAAGTTGGGTCTGTCGGCGAAAAACTATGGCCGCGCCGTTTATGAATGCTTGCGCGGTGGTCTGGACTTCACCAAAGATGACGAAAACATCAACTCCCAGCCTTTCCAACGCTGGCGCGATCGCTTCCTGTTTGTTGCTGATGCCATTCACAAAGCCCAAGCAGAAACCGGTGAAATCAAAGGGCACTATTTGAACGTCACCGCTCCTACCTGCGAGGAAATGTTGAAACGGGCAGAGTTCGCTAAAGAACTGGAAATGCCCATCATCATGCACGACTTTCTCACCGCTGGCTTCACCGCCAACACCACCCTCTCGAAATGGTGCCGCGACAACGGCATCCTGTTGCACATTCACCGCGCCATGCACGCTGTGATTGACCGTCAGAAAAACCATGGGATACACTTCCGGGTATTGGCCAAGTGCTTGCGGATGTCTGGCGGTGACCACATCCACACCGGTACCGTTGTCGGTAAGCTCGAAGGGGATAAAGCCGTTACCCTCGGCTTTGTCGATCTGCTGCGGGAAAACTACATTGAGCAGGATCGCTCCCGTGGCATTTACTTCACCCAAGACTGGGCCTCGATGCCCGGTGTGATGGCCGTGGCCTCGGGTGGGATTCACGTTTGGCACATGCCTGCCCTCGTGGACATCTTCGGTGATGATGCAGTGCTGCAATTTGGTGGTGGTACCTTGGGTCACCCTTGGGGGAATGCACCGGGAGCAACTGCAAACCGGGTTGCCCTAGAAGCCTGTATCCAAGCTCGTAACGAAGGTCGTGACCTCATGCGCGAAGGCGGCGACATTATCCGCGAAGCAGCTCGCTGGAGTCCGGAACTGGCTGCTGCCTGCGAACTCTGGAAAGAAATCAAGTTCGAGTTTGAAGCGCAAGACACGGTCTAG
- a CDS encoding RNA-binding protein, which yields MSVRLYVGNLPRDLSREELEALFSQEVGEVATTKLITDRKTGKCRGFGFVTVESEEVADQVIEKLNGYTFKDNPLKIEKANDKPKSEAKEKEEAAAEKTLPATAAITAKITKTMGGVLKSILRRLNIAPWIRKLRNPIPAGQMP from the coding sequence ATGTCTGTGCGTTTATATGTGGGCAATCTGCCGCGTGATTTGAGCCGCGAAGAGTTAGAAGCCCTATTTAGCCAAGAAGTGGGCGAAGTGGCTACCACTAAACTGATTACGGATCGTAAGACAGGTAAGTGCCGGGGGTTTGGCTTTGTCACCGTCGAATCCGAAGAAGTAGCGGATCAAGTGATTGAGAAACTCAACGGCTACACCTTTAAGGACAATCCCCTCAAGATTGAGAAGGCCAACGACAAGCCCAAGTCTGAAGCTAAAGAAAAAGAGGAAGCAGCGGCAGAAAAAACACTGCCAGCAACCGCAGCAATAACCGCAAAAATAACAAAAACAATGGGCGGCGTACTCAAGTCAATTCTGCGCCGGCTGAATATAGCTCCATGGATACGGAAGCTGCGCAACCCGATCCCCGCTGGGCAGATGCCTTAG
- the fabG gene encoding 3-oxoacyl-[acyl-carrier-protein] reductase has translation MSEATVAIVTGASRGIGRAIALELAKEGATVVVNYARSAEAALEVVQMIEQQGGTAIAIAADVSVPEQVDTLVAKTVETYGRVDVLVNNAGITRDTLLLRMSLEDWQAVINLNLTGVFLCTRAVSKLMLKQKRGRIINIASVAGQMGNPGQANYSAAKAGVIGFSKTVAKELASRGITVNAVAPGFIATEMTAGLKAEEILKFIPLGRYGEPTEVAGMVRFLALDPAAAYITGQVFNVDGGMVMA, from the coding sequence TTGAGCGAAGCAACCGTTGCCATTGTCACTGGTGCCTCACGGGGGATTGGTCGGGCGATCGCCCTCGAATTGGCCAAGGAAGGAGCCACTGTGGTTGTCAACTACGCCCGTTCTGCTGAAGCGGCCCTTGAAGTCGTTCAAATGATTGAACAACAAGGGGGGACAGCGATCGCGATCGCTGCCGATGTGTCTGTCCCTGAGCAGGTCGATACTCTCGTAGCCAAAACCGTAGAAACCTACGGCCGTGTGGATGTACTGGTCAACAATGCCGGTATTACCCGCGACACGCTGCTGCTGCGTATGAGCCTCGAGGACTGGCAGGCGGTGATTAACCTGAACCTGACAGGGGTTTTTCTGTGTACTCGGGCGGTAAGTAAACTGATGCTCAAGCAAAAGCGGGGACGGATTATCAACATTGCGTCGGTGGCAGGGCAAATGGGCAACCCCGGCCAAGCCAACTACAGTGCTGCCAAAGCTGGTGTGATTGGGTTTAGCAAAACCGTGGCCAAAGAACTCGCCAGTCGAGGTATTACCGTCAATGCCGTTGCCCCCGGCTTTATTGCCACTGAGATGACAGCTGGACTCAAAGCAGAGGAGATTCTTAAATTCATTCCCCTAGGACGGTATGGCGAACCCACAGAAGTGGCGGGGATGGTGCGCTTTTTAGCCTTGGATCCAGCAGCCGCCTACATTACGGGGCAAGTCTTCAATGTGGATGGTGGTATGGTGATGGCCTAG
- a CDS encoding MgPME-cyclase complex family protein, whose protein sequence is MATYYYILASKKFLTEEEPLEEVFRERQRHYREQGKEIDFWLVPEPAFLEQPQFAEQKARCPQPAAAIISTNQQFIQWLKLRLEYVLMGQFTSEEVPNPLASLASV, encoded by the coding sequence ATGGCGACGTACTATTACATTCTCGCAAGCAAAAAGTTTTTAACTGAGGAAGAACCCCTTGAGGAAGTGTTTCGCGAGCGGCAGCGTCACTACCGCGAGCAGGGTAAAGAGATTGATTTTTGGCTGGTGCCAGAGCCTGCCTTTTTAGAGCAGCCCCAGTTTGCTGAACAGAAGGCGCGTTGTCCGCAGCCTGCTGCAGCCATTATCTCTACCAATCAGCAATTTATCCAATGGCTAAAGCTGCGCTTGGAGTATGTCCTCATGGGGCAATTCACCAGCGAGGAGGTTCCGAATCCCCTTGCCTCCCTGGCGAGTGTCTAG
- the cbiT gene encoding precorrin-6Y C5,15-methyltransferase subunit CbiT, with protein MTVDPWPFVTPGIPDSLFARLPGIPLTQRETRLLMLSYLRLEPDSCLWDVGAGTGTIAVEAARLAKRGQVIAIERDEEVVDLIQRNCDRFGVKNVQIVAGLAPDCFPQLRHTPQRICLEGGRPIKEVLLRAWEYLAPGGRLVAIASSLENLYALSEGFATVQARSLEVVQSVINRLETRGGHQIFAAVEPIFILSAEKIS; from the coding sequence ATGACGGTGGATCCCTGGCCATTTGTCACTCCGGGTATCCCCGATAGTCTGTTTGCGCGATTACCAGGTATTCCCCTCACCCAACGGGAAACGCGGTTATTGATGCTCTCCTATTTGCGGCTTGAACCGGACTCTTGCCTTTGGGATGTGGGAGCAGGCACAGGGACGATCGCTGTTGAGGCAGCCCGTTTGGCAAAGCGGGGACAGGTGATTGCAATTGAACGGGATGAAGAAGTCGTTGATCTGATTCAGCGCAATTGCGATCGCTTTGGGGTCAAGAATGTACAGATTGTTGCTGGTTTGGCTCCAGACTGCTTTCCTCAGTTACGTCACACACCGCAGCGGATTTGCCTGGAGGGGGGGCGCCCCATCAAAGAAGTTTTACTGCGAGCGTGGGAGTATCTTGCCCCCGGTGGTCGCTTGGTGGCGATCGCCAGTAGCTTAGAAAATCTCTATGCCCTCTCTGAGGGTTTCGCGACCGTCCAAGCCCGCAGCCTAGAGGTGGTGCAATCAGTGATCAATCGTCTGGAAACGCGGGGCGGCCACCAAATTTTTGCAGCCGTGGAACCAATCTTTATTCTCAGTGCAGAAAAAATCTCCTAA
- the rcbX gene encoding RuBisCO chaperone RbcX yields the protein MDVKHIAKQTTKTLISYLTYQAVRTVIGQLAETDPPRSLWLHQFTSQESVQDGERYLEALFRQQPDLGFRILTVREHLAEMVADYLPEMLRAGIQQANLQQRCQQLERMTQVSEANVEGSNPETPE from the coding sequence ATGGATGTCAAGCACATTGCCAAGCAAACCACCAAAACCCTGATTAGTTATCTCACCTATCAGGCGGTGCGAACCGTGATTGGGCAACTGGCCGAAACTGATCCACCGCGATCCCTCTGGCTACACCAGTTCACGAGTCAAGAAAGTGTCCAAGATGGTGAACGTTACTTGGAAGCCCTCTTTCGCCAACAGCCCGATCTCGGTTTTCGCATTCTCACGGTACGCGAACATCTCGCGGAAATGGTGGCGGACTATCTACCGGAAATGCTACGTGCGGGCATCCAGCAGGCCAACTTGCAACAGCGCTGTCAACAACTGGAGCGGATGACCCAAGTCTCTGAAGCCAATGTTGAGGGCAGCAACCCAGAAACCCCTGAATAG
- a CDS encoding ribulose bisphosphate carboxylase small subunit: MKTLPKERRYETFSYLPPLSDAQIARQIQYAIDQGYHPCVEFNETSDAETHYWTMWKLPLFNCTNAQEVLNEVQQCRSEYPNCFIRVVAFDNIKQCQVMGFIVYKPNQTNSGYSGYRY; this comes from the coding sequence ATGAAGACACTGCCTAAAGAGCGTCGTTACGAAACCTTCTCCTACCTGCCTCCCCTCAGCGATGCCCAAATTGCTCGCCAAATCCAGTACGCGATTGATCAGGGCTATCACCCCTGTGTGGAGTTCAATGAGACCTCCGATGCCGAAACCCACTACTGGACGATGTGGAAACTGCCGCTGTTTAACTGCACTAATGCCCAAGAGGTGCTGAATGAAGTGCAGCAGTGCCGCTCGGAATATCCCAACTGCTTCATTCGTGTTGTTGCCTTTGACAATATCAAGCAGTGCCAAGTGATGGGCTTTATTGTCTATAAGCCCAATCAGACTAACAGCGGCTACAGCGGTTATCGCTATTAA
- a CDS encoding valine--tRNA ligase, giving the protein MTDAITLPSQYDPKQTEAKWQQLWESSGVFHADPNHPGKPYCIVIPPPNVTGSLHMGHAFEHALIDVLIRYHRMIGRNVLWLPGTDHASIAVSTILDQQLQAEGTNRFALGREAYLKRAWAWKESSGKTIVGQIRRLGLSVDWSRERFTMDEGLSRAVLTAFNQLYEAGLIYRGKYLVNWCPSSQSAVSDLEVENREVQGHLWHLRYPLTDGSGYLEVATTRPETMLGDTAVAVHPEDDRYRHLIGKTLRLPLMNREIPIIGDPLVDPTFGTGCVKVTPAHDPNDFVMGQRHRLPMINLMNKDGTLNENAGEFAGLDRFVARKQVVARLEAEGFLVRVEDYKHTVPYSDRGKVPIEPLLSTQWFVKIRPLADAALKALDRRHSPRFIPDRWAKVYRDWLVNLRDWCISRQLWWGHQIPAWYVVSETEGEVRDDTPFVVAMDETAARAKAIAQFGEDIQLQQDQDVLDTWFSSGLWPFSTLGWPDDTPDYRRYYPNTTLVTGFDIIFFWVARMTMMGQYFTGKIPFRDVYIHGLVRDENNKKMSKSANNGIDPLILIEKYGTDALRYSLVKEVVGAGQDIRLAYNRKTDESATVEAARNFANKLWNASRFVLLNLEGQTPSQLGTPRRQDLTASDRWILSRYHTAIQTTRERIESYGLGEAAKGLYEFIWGDFCDWYIELAKPRLQGENAKAKRTAQQVLATVLDGTLKLLHPFMPHITEEIWHTLHQVGDSEVLAVQPYPKVNRRAIDPELEAQFSLLIETIRTIRNLRAEAGIKPGLYIAALIEASAEEASIFKAGAADIQHLARLESLTIGTGLQIPQQVFSGVVGKSEVLIPLGGVVDLEALVTKLQKESDRLRKDLQSLTARLNNPNFVNKAQPEVVATAQAQLAAAQQQLAIIEHRLQSLGVDDKTQP; this is encoded by the coding sequence ATGACCGACGCGATTACCCTCCCCAGTCAATACGATCCCAAGCAAACGGAGGCCAAGTGGCAACAGCTCTGGGAAAGCAGTGGTGTCTTTCACGCGGACCCCAACCACCCTGGTAAACCCTATTGCATTGTCATTCCGCCTCCTAATGTCACTGGTAGCTTACACATGGGGCACGCCTTTGAGCATGCCCTGATTGATGTTCTGATTCGCTATCACCGCATGATTGGCCGCAACGTTCTCTGGCTACCGGGGACAGACCATGCCAGTATTGCCGTTAGCACGATTTTGGATCAACAGTTGCAGGCGGAGGGCACCAACCGCTTTGCCTTGGGACGGGAGGCCTATCTAAAGCGAGCTTGGGCATGGAAAGAGTCCTCAGGGAAGACAATTGTCGGCCAAATTCGCCGCTTGGGGCTGTCGGTGGATTGGTCGCGGGAACGCTTTACGATGGATGAGGGGCTGTCGCGGGCAGTTCTTACAGCTTTTAATCAGCTTTATGAAGCAGGACTCATCTATCGCGGTAAGTATTTAGTAAACTGGTGTCCCTCCAGTCAATCGGCGGTCTCGGATTTAGAGGTAGAAAACCGTGAGGTGCAGGGGCATCTCTGGCATTTGCGCTATCCCCTGACAGATGGGTCAGGGTATTTGGAGGTGGCCACAACCCGTCCGGAAACGATGCTGGGGGATACGGCAGTGGCGGTTCACCCAGAGGACGATCGCTATCGCCATTTGATTGGCAAAACACTGCGCCTGCCGCTTATGAATCGGGAGATTCCGATTATTGGGGATCCCTTGGTGGATCCCACCTTTGGCACCGGCTGTGTCAAGGTCACCCCTGCTCACGATCCCAATGACTTTGTCATGGGGCAACGCCATCGCCTACCGATGATTAACCTGATGAACAAAGATGGCACGCTCAATGAGAATGCCGGCGAGTTTGCGGGTCTGGACCGCTTTGTGGCTCGTAAACAGGTGGTGGCTCGTCTAGAAGCGGAGGGCTTTTTGGTGCGGGTGGAGGACTATAAGCACACCGTTCCCTATAGCGATCGCGGCAAAGTACCCATTGAACCGCTGCTGTCTACCCAATGGTTTGTGAAAATTCGTCCCTTGGCGGATGCCGCCCTCAAAGCCTTGGATAGACGGCATTCCCCTCGCTTTATTCCGGATCGCTGGGCAAAGGTCTATCGCGATTGGCTGGTGAACTTGCGGGATTGGTGTATTTCACGGCAACTGTGGTGGGGGCATCAAATTCCCGCTTGGTACGTGGTCAGTGAAACCGAGGGCGAAGTGCGCGATGATACTCCCTTTGTGGTGGCAATGGATGAGACGGCTGCCCGCGCCAAGGCAATTGCCCAATTTGGCGAGGACATTCAACTCCAGCAGGATCAAGACGTATTGGATACGTGGTTTTCCTCTGGCCTATGGCCCTTTTCTACGTTGGGTTGGCCCGATGATACGCCAGACTATCGCCGCTATTACCCCAACACCACCCTTGTTACCGGGTTTGACATTATCTTTTTCTGGGTGGCACGGATGACAATGATGGGTCAGTACTTCACAGGTAAAATCCCCTTCCGTGATGTCTATATCCACGGCTTGGTGCGGGATGAAAACAACAAAAAAATGTCCAAGTCCGCCAATAATGGCATTGACCCGCTGATTTTAATTGAAAAATACGGCACCGATGCGCTGCGCTATAGCTTGGTCAAGGAAGTCGTGGGCGCTGGTCAGGATATTCGCTTGGCCTACAACCGCAAAACCGATGAGTCGGCAACCGTCGAGGCGGCGCGCAACTTTGCCAACAAACTTTGGAATGCCTCCCGCTTTGTGCTGCTGAATCTAGAGGGACAAACCCCTAGCCAGTTGGGAACCCCGCGACGCCAGGACCTGACCGCTAGCGATCGCTGGATTCTCAGTCGCTACCATACAGCCATTCAAACCACCCGCGAGCGCATTGAAAGCTATGGCCTGGGGGAGGCGGCCAAGGGACTCTACGAATTCATCTGGGGGGATTTTTGCGACTGGTACATTGAACTGGCGAAACCTCGTTTACAAGGGGAAAACGCCAAAGCCAAGCGCACTGCTCAGCAAGTACTGGCCACGGTTCTCGATGGTACCTTGAAGCTGCTCCATCCTTTCATGCCCCACATTACAGAGGAAATTTGGCACACGCTGCATCAGGTGGGAGACAGTGAAGTTTTAGCGGTACAACCCTACCCGAAAGTGAATCGCCGCGCCATTGACCCTGAGCTTGAAGCCCAATTTAGTCTTTTGATTGAAACCATCCGCACAATTCGGAATCTGCGGGCAGAGGCAGGGATTAAGCCGGGATTGTATATTGCCGCCCTGATTGAGGCAAGTGCTGAGGAAGCATCCATTTTCAAAGCTGGAGCTGCTGATATTCAACACTTGGCTCGCCTCGAGTCCCTAACCATTGGCACCGGGCTGCAAATTCCACAGCAGGTCTTTAGTGGTGTTGTTGGCAAGAGCGAGGTGCTCATTCCCCTAGGGGGGGTCGTAGATCTGGAGGCCTTGGTAACGAAGCTCCAGAAGGAGAGCGATCGCCTGAGGAAAGACCTTCAATCTTTAACAGCTCGCCTCAACAACCCTAATTTTGTCAACAAAGCCCAGCCAGAGGTGGTTGCTACGGCCCAGGCACAATTGGCTGCCGCCCAACAGCAACTGGCAATTATTGAGCACCGACTCCAATCCTTGGGGGTCGATGACAAAACCCAACCCTGA